The Lysobacter gummosus genome includes a region encoding these proteins:
- the xylA gene encoding xylose isomerase translates to MSNPYFIGAREYFPGIGSIAFEGKDSDNPLAFKVYDENKRIGGKSMREHLRFAVCYWHTFCNTGHDPFGPGTRRFPWEADTAMAAAEAKVDAAFEFFTKLGVPYWCFHDIDLAPDAEDIGEYENNLKHMVALAKARQDATGVKLLWGTANLFSHPRYMNGASTNPEFAVVARAAVQVKAALDATVELGGEHYVFWGGREGYASLVNTNMKREVEHFARFLVMARDYGRSIGLKGNFLIEPKPMEPMKHQYDFDSATVAGFLRQHGLEHDFKLNIEANHATLSGHTFEHDLQVASDQGLLGSIDANRGNAQNGWDTDQFPTDLYDTVGAMLVVLRQGGLEGGLNFDAKVRRESTDLEDMFIAHIGGMDAFARGLEVAHALLTDSPWEQWRTERYSSFDSGDGRDFEQGRLALDDLRAIAAQNGEPNRISGKQERYENLLNQYLLR, encoded by the coding sequence ATGAGCAATCCATATTTCATCGGCGCGCGGGAATACTTTCCGGGTATAGGCAGCATCGCCTTCGAAGGTAAAGACTCGGACAATCCGCTCGCCTTCAAGGTCTACGACGAAAACAAACGCATCGGCGGCAAGAGCATGCGCGAGCACCTGCGTTTTGCGGTGTGCTACTGGCATACCTTCTGCAACACCGGCCACGATCCCTTCGGTCCGGGCACGCGCCGCTTTCCCTGGGAAGCCGATACGGCGATGGCGGCTGCAGAGGCCAAGGTCGATGCCGCGTTCGAATTCTTTACTAAGCTGGGTGTGCCGTACTGGTGCTTCCATGATATCGATCTGGCGCCCGACGCCGAAGATATCGGCGAGTACGAAAACAACCTCAAACACATGGTCGCTCTGGCCAAGGCGCGCCAGGATGCCACCGGTGTGAAGCTGCTGTGGGGCACGGCGAACTTGTTCTCGCATCCGCGTTACATGAACGGTGCTTCGACCAATCCGGAATTCGCCGTGGTCGCGCGCGCGGCTGTGCAGGTCAAGGCGGCGCTCGACGCCACCGTTGAGTTGGGCGGGGAGCACTACGTGTTCTGGGGCGGCCGCGAGGGCTACGCCTCACTGGTCAATACCAACATGAAGCGCGAAGTCGAACACTTCGCTCGCTTCCTTGTCATGGCGCGCGACTATGGACGCAGCATCGGCTTGAAGGGCAATTTCCTGATCGAGCCCAAACCGATGGAGCCAATGAAGCACCAGTACGACTTCGACAGCGCCACGGTCGCCGGCTTTCTGCGTCAGCATGGCCTGGAGCACGACTTCAAGCTCAACATCGAAGCCAACCACGCCACCTTGTCCGGGCACACGTTCGAGCACGACCTGCAGGTCGCGTCGGATCAGGGCCTGCTGGGCAGCATCGATGCCAACCGCGGCAACGCACAGAACGGTTGGGACACCGACCAGTTCCCGACGGATCTGTACGACACCGTCGGCGCCATGCTGGTGGTGCTGCGCCAGGGCGGTCTGGAAGGCGGTCTGAATTTCGATGCCAAGGTTCGGCGCGAATCGACCGACCTGGAAGATATGTTCATCGCCCACATCGGCGGCATGGACGCGTTCGCACGCGGTCTGGAAGTGGCGCATGCGCTGCTGACGGATTCGCCATGGGAACAGTGGCGCACTGAGCGTTATTCCAGCTTCGACAGCGGCGACGGCCGCGATTTCGAGCAGGGCAGGCTGGCTCTGGACGATCTGCGCGCCATCGCGGCTCAAAACGGCGAACCCAACCGAATCAGCGGCAAGCAGGAGCGATACGAGAACCTGCTGAATCAATACCTGTTGCGTTGA
- a CDS encoding glycoside hydrolase family 3 protein: MAAALLALSCRDAAASPWPAVAWPLAEDPVIEKRIDELMAKMTVEDKVGQIVQGDIASLTPEDVRKYRLGSVLAGGNSDPDGKYNATPAQWLALTDAFYEASMDTRNGGHGIPILFGIDAVHGQSNIVGATLFPHNIGLGATRNPELMRQIGRVTAVETRITGMEWAFAPTVAVPQDDRWGRTYEGYSESPDVVASFAGSMVEGLQGTAGALDFLDGSHVMVSVKHFLGDGGTTGGKDQGDTRIDEAELARLHGAGYPPAIAAGAQTIMASFNSVNGEKMHGHRHLLTEVLKQQMNFGGFVVGDWNGHGQVKGCTNDNCPAAIAAGLDMAMASDSWKGFYETAVAAVKAGTLPMERLDDAVRRILRVKFRLGLFEAGKPSRRPLGGKFELLGAREHRAVARQAVRESLVLLKNNKSVLPLSPKQRILVAGDGADDVGKQAGGWTLNWQGTGTRRADFPNADTIYEGIARQARAAGGVATLSVDGKYMQKPDAAVVVFGENPYAEFQGDIATLLYKPGNDAELELIKRLKADGIPVVAVFLSGRPLWMNREINAVDAFVAAWLPGSEGEGIADVLLRKPDGGVQHDFKGKLSFSWPRSAAQYANNVGQKDYAPLFAFGFGLTYADKGDLAPLPEDSGVSGEQSASGVYFANGMPSVSLTLQLSGASQANMPATTMPTALADGSLKLSAVDHKAQEDARRLQWSGAATAKVTLASGKPLDLTRESNGDMQLQLTLRRDSAASAPVWLGVGCGEGCSGRIDLHKPLATLPQGRWKVVGVPLKCFVNAGADVSKLVQVLVLESRAALDLSVSRIALGALNEAEVTADCPAG, from the coding sequence ATGGCGGCAGCGCTGCTCGCTCTGAGCTGTCGGGATGCCGCCGCTTCGCCATGGCCTGCGGTCGCCTGGCCGCTGGCCGAAGATCCCGTCATCGAAAAACGAATCGATGAACTGATGGCGAAGATGACGGTAGAAGACAAAGTCGGCCAGATAGTGCAGGGCGACATCGCCAGCCTGACGCCGGAAGACGTCCGCAAGTATCGACTGGGTTCGGTGCTGGCCGGCGGCAATTCCGACCCTGATGGGAAATACAACGCCACGCCCGCGCAATGGCTGGCGCTGACCGATGCATTTTACGAAGCGTCGATGGATACGCGGAACGGTGGGCACGGAATCCCGATCTTGTTCGGTATCGATGCCGTGCATGGACAGAGCAACATCGTCGGCGCGACTTTGTTTCCGCACAACATCGGCCTGGGGGCGACCCGCAACCCCGAGCTTATGCGCCAGATAGGCCGGGTCACCGCAGTCGAGACGCGCATCACCGGTATGGAATGGGCGTTCGCGCCGACCGTAGCGGTGCCGCAGGACGATCGCTGGGGGCGCACCTACGAAGGCTACTCAGAGTCGCCCGATGTAGTGGCCAGTTTTGCCGGCAGCATGGTCGAAGGCCTACAGGGAACCGCGGGAGCGCTGGACTTCCTGGATGGATCGCATGTGATGGTCTCGGTGAAGCATTTCCTGGGCGACGGTGGTACCACCGGTGGCAAGGACCAAGGCGATACCAGGATCGATGAAGCCGAGTTGGCGCGCTTGCACGGCGCCGGTTATCCGCCCGCCATCGCGGCCGGCGCGCAGACCATCATGGCGTCGTTCAATAGCGTCAACGGCGAGAAGATGCACGGCCACCGGCATCTGCTGACCGAAGTGCTGAAACAACAGATGAATTTTGGTGGCTTCGTGGTGGGCGACTGGAACGGCCATGGCCAGGTCAAAGGCTGCACCAACGACAACTGCCCGGCTGCCATTGCGGCGGGTCTCGACATGGCGATGGCGTCTGATAGTTGGAAGGGCTTCTACGAAACCGCGGTGGCGGCGGTGAAAGCGGGCACGCTACCGATGGAACGCTTGGACGACGCGGTGCGGCGCATTCTTCGTGTGAAATTCCGCCTCGGTCTTTTCGAGGCCGGCAAACCTTCGCGACGGCCACTGGGCGGCAAGTTCGAATTGCTCGGCGCGCGCGAGCATCGCGCGGTGGCGCGCCAAGCGGTGCGCGAATCGCTGGTGCTGCTGAAGAACAACAAGAGCGTGCTGCCGCTGTCGCCGAAACAACGCATCCTGGTCGCCGGCGACGGCGCGGACGATGTCGGCAAGCAAGCCGGCGGCTGGACGCTTAATTGGCAAGGCACCGGCACCAGGCGCGCCGACTTCCCGAACGCCGACACCATCTACGAAGGCATCGCACGCCAAGCCAGGGCCGCCGGCGGCGTGGCGACATTGTCGGTGGATGGTAAGTACATGCAGAAGCCCGATGCCGCCGTCGTCGTGTTCGGCGAGAATCCTTACGCCGAGTTTCAGGGCGACATCGCCACTCTTCTGTACAAGCCGGGCAACGACGCCGAGCTAGAGCTGATTAAGCGCCTGAAGGCCGACGGTATTCCGGTGGTCGCGGTGTTTCTGAGCGGTCGGCCCTTGTGGATGAATCGCGAAATCAACGCCGTCGATGCGTTCGTCGCCGCGTGGCTGCCGGGTTCCGAAGGCGAAGGCATCGCCGATGTGCTGCTGCGCAAGCCCGATGGTGGTGTGCAGCATGACTTTAAGGGCAAGCTCAGCTTCAGTTGGCCGCGCAGTGCCGCCCAGTACGCCAACAACGTCGGTCAGAAGGACTACGCCCCGCTGTTCGCGTTCGGTTTCGGCCTGACTTATGCGGACAAGGGCGACCTGGCGCCACTGCCGGAGGATTCCGGCGTGTCCGGCGAGCAGTCGGCCAGCGGCGTGTACTTCGCGAACGGCATGCCGTCGGTGAGCCTGACGCTGCAGCTGTCTGGCGCGTCCCAAGCGAACATGCCGGCGACCACGATGCCTACGGCGTTGGCCGACGGCAGCTTGAAGCTGAGCGCGGTGGACCACAAGGCGCAGGAGGATGCGCGTCGCCTGCAATGGTCCGGAGCGGCGACAGCCAAGGTGACGCTGGCCTCCGGCAAGCCGCTCGACCTCACTCGCGAGAGCAATGGCGACATGCAACTTCAGTTAACCCTGCGCCGCGACAGTGCGGCCAGTGCGCCGGTCTGGTTGGGCGTTGGCTGCGGCGAAGGCTGCAGCGGGCGCATCGATCTGCACAAGCCATTGGCTACGCTACCGCAGGGACGGTGGAAGGTCGTCGGCGTGCCGTTGAAGTGCTTCGTGAACGCGGGCGCGGACGTGAGCAAACTGGTGCAGGTGCTTGTGCTGGAGAGTAGGGCGGCACTTGATCTGTCGGTCTCGCGCATTGCGCTAGGCGCATTAAACGAAGCGGAAGTAACGGCGGACTGCCCGGCCGGATGA
- the xylB gene encoding xylulokinase, with product MSLYAGIDAGTQSIKLLVYDAQSRQVVATASAPLELISGADGSREQLASWWIDGVHACFAQLDASIRASIVAIAVSGQQHGFVPLGREGEVLAPVKLWCDTSSAHECQQIMQAVGGERRCIELAGNPILPGYTASKLPWTRHHRPEVYRDLAVILLPHDYLNFYLTGERFMEAGDASGTGWLDVRTRQWSPELLAATDPDRDLLQCLPPLVGPGTTFSIVPTIAAALGLSHAVRIAAGGGDNMMAAIGTGCVVPDRLSMSLGTSGTLFAYADRPVVDANGSWAAFCSSSGGWLPLICTMNCTVATETIARLFDFSVGQGEAMIGATSPGAAGLTLLPFFNGERTPNLPDARASMLGMDLRNVTPANCYRAAMEGATYTMKYGYDAFAAAGLEFDTIVLTGGGSKSAAWKQMIADIFDLPVEVPRQAEGAAFGAALQALWSQLRENGDGTTLPELVAQHAAIDLSLSIRPDPVRVDEYQMHYARFLRHLEAVRALDAA from the coding sequence ATGAGCTTGTATGCCGGCATCGATGCGGGAACCCAGAGCATCAAGCTGCTCGTCTACGACGCGCAGTCCAGGCAAGTCGTCGCGACGGCGAGCGCGCCGCTCGAACTGATCAGCGGCGCGGACGGCAGCCGCGAACAACTGGCCTCGTGGTGGATCGACGGCGTACACGCTTGCTTCGCGCAATTGGACGCGTCGATCCGCGCCTCGATCGTCGCCATCGCCGTCTCCGGGCAACAGCATGGCTTCGTGCCGTTGGGCCGCGAAGGCGAAGTGCTCGCGCCGGTCAAGCTGTGGTGCGATACCAGCAGCGCCCATGAATGCCAGCAGATCATGCAGGCGGTGGGAGGGGAGCGGCGCTGCATCGAACTGGCTGGCAACCCGATCCTGCCTGGCTACACCGCCTCCAAGCTGCCTTGGACACGTCATCACCGGCCCGAGGTCTACCGCGATTTGGCGGTAATCCTGTTACCGCACGACTATCTCAATTTCTACCTCACTGGCGAACGTTTCATGGAAGCCGGTGATGCCTCCGGGACCGGCTGGCTCGACGTGCGCACGCGCCAGTGGTCACCGGAACTGCTGGCGGCCACCGATCCCGATCGCGATCTGTTGCAATGCCTGCCGCCGCTGGTCGGACCGGGCACCACCTTCTCGATCGTACCCACTATCGCCGCCGCGCTGGGGCTGTCCCACGCGGTACGCATCGCGGCCGGCGGCGGCGACAACATGATGGCGGCCATCGGTACCGGCTGCGTGGTGCCGGATCGTTTGTCGATGAGCCTGGGCACTTCCGGAACCTTGTTCGCCTACGCCGATCGTCCGGTGGTGGATGCGAACGGCAGCTGGGCCGCTTTCTGCTCCTCGTCCGGCGGCTGGCTGCCGTTGATCTGCACGATGAATTGCACGGTCGCCACTGAGACCATCGCGCGCTTGTTCGATTTCAGCGTCGGCCAGGGCGAGGCCATGATCGGCGCGACCTCTCCGGGCGCCGCCGGCTTGACCCTGCTGCCTTTCTTTAACGGCGAACGCACGCCAAATCTACCCGACGCCCGCGCCTCGATGCTGGGCATGGATCTGCGCAACGTCACGCCGGCCAACTGCTACCGCGCGGCCATGGAAGGCGCGACCTACACGATGAAGTATGGCTACGACGCATTCGCCGCTGCGGGTCTGGAATTCGACACCATCGTGCTGACCGGCGGCGGCAGTAAGAGCGCTGCCTGGAAGCAGATGATCGCCGATATCTTCGATCTGCCGGTGGAAGTTCCAAGACAAGCCGAAGGGGCCGCGTTTGGCGCTGCGCTGCAGGCGTTGTGGTCGCAACTGCGCGAGAACGGGGACGGCACTACCTTGCCGGAATTGGTGGCGCAGCACGCTGCCATCGATCTCTCGCTTTCGATTCGCCCCGACCCGGTGCGCGTGGACGAATACCAAATGCATTACGCGCGTTTTTTGCGACATCTCGAGGCGGTCCGCGCGCTGGACGCGGCCTAG
- a CDS encoding sugar porter family MFS transporter produces the protein MNSIPLSKASTDGGENTRLIILISCVATIGGFLFGFDSGVINGTVDGLKQAFHSSSAGTGFEVASMLLGCAIGAFFAGRLADRWGRRAVLIISAVLFLISAVGAGMANTSAIFIIARVFGGFAVGAASVMSPAYIAEVTPARYRGRLATVQQIAIIGGLFCAFLSNYLLAKAAGASTEALWLGHAAWRWMFWMQAIPSTVFLLLLLLIPESPRYLVVKDRKKDALKVLTRLYGAAEAKTKLVEIEGSLSADHHRPRLSDLVDKTTGKVRKIVWIGIGLATFQQLVGINVVFYYGAVLWQAVGFSESDALLINVLSGALSIGACLVTVMLIDRIGRKPLLWIGSAGMAVSLALVTFAFASAGVDAAGKLELSDSMGTLALVAANIYVVFFNMSWGPVMWVMLGEMFPNQIRGSSLAVAGAAQWTSNFIITVTFPILLVSIGLAGAYGIYTVAAMISVFFVLKYVYETKGRELEQMEG, from the coding sequence ATGAACAGCATTCCTCTCAGCAAGGCGTCCACAGATGGAGGCGAAAACACCCGGCTGATCATCCTGATCAGTTGCGTGGCGACCATCGGCGGCTTCCTGTTCGGCTTCGATAGCGGCGTCATCAACGGCACCGTCGACGGACTTAAGCAGGCCTTCCATTCCAGTTCCGCCGGAACCGGTTTCGAAGTGGCCTCGATGCTGCTCGGCTGCGCCATCGGCGCGTTCTTCGCCGGTCGTCTGGCAGACCGCTGGGGACGCCGCGCGGTACTGATCATCTCGGCGGTGCTGTTCCTGATCTCGGCTGTGGGCGCCGGCATGGCCAATACGTCGGCGATATTCATCATCGCGCGTGTCTTTGGCGGCTTCGCGGTCGGCGCGGCCAGCGTGATGTCGCCGGCGTACATCGCGGAAGTGACCCCGGCCCGCTATCGCGGACGCTTGGCGACAGTGCAGCAGATCGCGATCATCGGTGGACTGTTCTGCGCGTTCCTCAGCAACTACCTGCTGGCCAAGGCCGCGGGCGCTTCCACCGAGGCCTTATGGTTGGGTCATGCGGCTTGGCGCTGGATGTTCTGGATGCAGGCGATCCCCTCGACAGTCTTCCTGTTGTTGCTGCTGCTGATTCCGGAAAGCCCGCGTTACCTGGTGGTCAAGGATCGCAAGAAAGATGCGTTGAAAGTGTTGACCCGCCTGTACGGAGCGGCGGAAGCGAAAACCAAGCTCGTCGAGATCGAGGGCTCGTTGTCGGCAGACCATCATCGTCCACGTCTGTCGGATCTGGTCGACAAGACGACCGGGAAAGTCCGCAAGATCGTCTGGATCGGCATCGGACTTGCCACGTTCCAGCAACTGGTCGGCATCAACGTGGTGTTCTACTACGGCGCCGTACTGTGGCAGGCGGTTGGCTTCTCCGAAAGCGACGCGCTGCTGATCAACGTGCTGTCCGGCGCGCTCAGCATCGGCGCTTGCCTGGTGACAGTGATGCTGATCGATCGGATCGGCCGCAAGCCGTTGCTGTGGATCGGGTCGGCAGGCATGGCGGTGTCGCTGGCGCTTGTTACGTTTGCTTTCGCCAGCGCCGGAGTGGATGCCGCGGGCAAGCTCGAACTATCCGATTCGATGGGCACGCTGGCGCTGGTGGCCGCCAACATCTACGTGGTGTTCTTCAACATGTCATGGGGCCCGGTGATGTGGGTGATGCTGGGCGAGATGTTCCCCAATCAGATCCGCGGTTCCAGCCTTGCGGTGGCGGGCGCGGCGCAGTGGACGTCGAATTTCATCATCACCGTGACATTCCCGATCCTGCTGGTCAGCATCGGACTGGCCGGCGCCTATGGCATCTATACGGTGGCTGCGATGATCTCGGTGTTCTTCGTGCTGAAGTACGTATACGAAACCAAGGGCCGGGAGCTGGAACAGATGGAAGGCTGA
- a CDS encoding LacI family DNA-binding transcriptional regulator: MVVVVASAGKFMAGRRVRAGLPKARIDDVANLAGVSIKTVSRVLNEEPNVSAVTRSKVLKAIEGLNYRPCLEARCLAKNKNQSNPKTTARDCGDASIPPVETTRRSSDGRGSRLYLELLQLADLRKRRILSNSEFELQIINLLASTG; encoded by the coding sequence GTGGTCGTGGTTGTCGCGAGCGCAGGGAAATTCATGGCAGGAAGGCGAGTCCGTGCCGGATTACCGAAGGCACGCATCGACGACGTGGCCAATCTTGCGGGTGTGTCGATCAAGACCGTATCGCGGGTACTCAACGAAGAACCGAATGTCTCGGCGGTTACCAGGAGCAAGGTGCTCAAGGCGATCGAAGGGTTGAACTACAGGCCATGTCTGGAGGCGCGGTGTCTGGCGAAAAACAAGAATCAGTCGAACCCGAAAACAACTGCCAGGGACTGCGGGGATGCCTCGATCCCGCCGGTGGAGACAACCCGCCGTTCCAGTGACGGGAGAGGGTCGCGCTTGTATCTCGAACTCTTGCAGTTGGCCGACCTGAGGAAACGCCGGATCCTCTCGAACAGCGAATTCGAACTGCAGATAATCAACTTGCTGGCCAGTACAGGCTAA
- a CDS encoding glycoside hydrolase family 27 protein: MSADRSRLSEMRGRSMRRSSLLRLAGILLLTGSLSVVTATAIAAPPSNDFHRWAATPPLGWNSWDAFGTTVTETQIKQQADFMAAKLKAHGWQYITVDIQWYQPTAKGHSYEEGAVLAMDGFSRLVPAPEKFPSAADGQGFKPLADYVHGKGLKFGIHMMRGIPRQAVKQNTPILGTDLRAADIADINSTCSWNPDMYGVDMSRPGAQAYYDSLMQQLADWGVDFVKVDDLSRPYNQNRADIEAIRKAIDKTGRPIVFSTSPGETPLSAGAHVNRHANMWRISDDFWDRWELLLPQFKRLHDWTPYRTAGAWPDADMLPLGIVEFDRPIRFTRDEQITLMTLWSIARSPLIHGGDLTRTDPFTLSLLTNDEVLAVNQDSAHNHQLFRTDDGLIAWVADAADGRSKYLAVFDTRDADAAAGSRPIPVELAALGLQGQVQVRDLWSHTQLKPVSGTFKPQVAPHGARLFRLTPKTESSASKP, encoded by the coding sequence TTGAGCGCTGACCGGTCACGCTTGTCAGAGATGCGGGGGCGGTCGATGCGTCGATCGAGCTTGCTGCGGCTTGCAGGCATCCTGCTGCTCACCGGCAGCCTGTCCGTGGTGACTGCCACAGCAATAGCCGCGCCGCCATCGAACGATTTCCATCGATGGGCCGCCACGCCACCGCTGGGCTGGAATAGCTGGGATGCCTTCGGCACCACGGTGACCGAAACGCAGATCAAGCAACAGGCCGACTTCATGGCGGCCAAGCTCAAGGCGCACGGTTGGCAGTACATCACGGTGGATATCCAGTGGTACCAGCCTACCGCCAAAGGCCACAGCTACGAAGAAGGCGCCGTGCTGGCGATGGACGGCTTCAGTCGCTTGGTGCCGGCGCCGGAGAAGTTTCCCTCGGCCGCTGATGGCCAGGGCTTCAAGCCGTTGGCCGACTATGTGCATGGCAAGGGACTGAAGTTCGGCATCCACATGATGCGCGGCATCCCACGCCAGGCGGTCAAACAGAACACCCCGATCCTGGGCACTGACCTGCGCGCGGCGGACATCGCCGATATCAACAGCACCTGCTCCTGGAACCCGGACATGTACGGCGTGGACATGTCGAGGCCGGGTGCGCAGGCGTACTACGATTCGTTGATGCAGCAGCTGGCCGACTGGGGCGTGGACTTCGTCAAGGTCGACGATCTCAGCCGCCCTTATAACCAGAATCGGGCCGATATCGAGGCCATCCGCAAGGCGATCGACAAGACTGGTCGGCCTATCGTGTTCAGCACCTCGCCGGGCGAGACCCCCTTGTCCGCCGGCGCTCACGTCAATCGGCACGCCAATATGTGGCGCATCAGCGACGATTTCTGGGATCGCTGGGAATTGCTGCTGCCCCAGTTCAAGCGCCTGCATGACTGGACGCCGTATCGGACCGCCGGCGCATGGCCGGATGCGGACATGTTGCCGCTGGGCATCGTCGAGTTCGATCGGCCTATCCGTTTCACTCGCGACGAGCAGATCACGCTGATGACTTTGTGGAGCATCGCGCGCTCGCCGCTGATCCATGGCGGCGACCTGACCCGCACCGATCCGTTCACCCTGTCCTTGCTCACCAACGACGAGGTACTCGCCGTCAACCAGGACAGTGCGCACAACCACCAGCTGTTCCGCACCGACGACGGACTGATCGCCTGGGTCGCCGATGCGGCGGACGGCAGGTCCAAGTACCTGGCGGTGTTCGATACCCGCGATGCCGACGCGGCAGCTGGCAGTCGTCCGATTCCGGTAGAACTTGCCGCGCTCGGACTGCAGGGACAGGTGCAGGTGCGGGATCTGTGGAGTCACACCCAGTTGAAGCCGGTTAGCGGAACTTTCAAACCGCAGGTCGCACCGCATGGCGCGCGTTTGTTCCGTCTCACCCCCAAGACCGAGTCGTCGGCGTCAAAGCCGTGA
- a CDS encoding glycoside hydrolase family 5 protein translates to MSNRIPFAATWQKSLALLACSIQTRLIKQLSVCGAAALLLAGPAFAQLPTAQQVAAPIRIGWNVGNTMEAICGETAWGNPAITQQLITSVKAAGFNAIRIPAAWDCHANQQTQTIDPTWMARVKQVVDYAYSQNMYVVLNIHWDGGWLEEHPLYSHQTANNQKQRNYWTQIANTFRNYNERMLFAGTNEVHADYGTPTSEHNTVQQSYNQTFVNAVRATGGNNASRTLIVQTYNTNMQHGINFFKMPTDSIANRLMVEVHFYDPYAYTLDPNGSCLYWGSPYPPQSACSWAQESYVDGLFSQVRSKWVNNGIPVIIGEYGVSLRSGMNRQSREYYLEYINRAARLNGIKTFYWDNGVADFALFNRSNGSVVDSGAIGAIKRGANLSKIITGDAYQVMSRHSSNALGESGGK, encoded by the coding sequence ATGTCAAACCGCATACCTTTCGCTGCGACATGGCAGAAGTCGCTGGCGCTTCTCGCGTGCTCGATCCAAACCAGATTGATTAAGCAATTGTCGGTGTGTGGTGCGGCAGCGTTGCTGCTCGCAGGACCTGCATTCGCTCAGCTTCCAACGGCCCAGCAAGTCGCAGCTCCGATCCGTATCGGTTGGAACGTGGGAAACACCATGGAAGCCATCTGCGGCGAGACCGCCTGGGGCAATCCTGCTATTACGCAGCAACTCATCACCTCAGTGAAAGCTGCTGGCTTCAACGCCATCCGCATTCCGGCGGCTTGGGACTGTCATGCCAATCAGCAGACGCAGACCATCGACCCCACTTGGATGGCGCGCGTCAAACAGGTGGTGGACTACGCGTACAGCCAGAACATGTATGTGGTTCTGAACATCCACTGGGACGGCGGCTGGCTCGAGGAGCATCCTCTTTACTCGCATCAGACCGCGAATAATCAGAAGCAGCGCAACTATTGGACCCAGATCGCCAACACGTTCCGCAACTACAACGAACGCATGCTATTCGCTGGAACCAACGAAGTCCATGCTGACTACGGGACGCCGACCAGCGAGCACAACACGGTTCAACAATCGTACAACCAGACCTTCGTCAATGCTGTGCGCGCTACCGGCGGCAACAATGCGTCGCGTACGCTTATCGTGCAGACCTACAACACGAACATGCAGCACGGTATAAATTTCTTCAAGATGCCGACGGACTCGATCGCGAACCGGCTGATGGTCGAGGTCCATTTTTACGATCCTTACGCATACACGTTGGATCCGAATGGGAGCTGTTTGTATTGGGGTTCGCCGTATCCTCCGCAAAGCGCCTGCTCTTGGGCTCAGGAGAGTTATGTTGACGGTCTGTTCTCTCAAGTTCGCTCCAAGTGGGTGAACAACGGCATTCCGGTCATCATCGGCGAATACGGAGTCTCGCTTCGCTCGGGAATGAATCGGCAGTCGCGCGAGTATTACTTGGAATACATCAACCGCGCGGCCCGCCTCAATGGCATCAAGACCTTCTACTGGGATAACGGCGTAGCCGATTTTGCATTGTTCAACCGGTCCAATGGCTCCGTCGTTGATTCGGGAGCCATCGGCGCGATAAAACGAGGTGCCAATCTAAGCAAGATCATTACAGGCGATGCGTATCAAGTGATGTCCCGACACAGCAGCAATGCTCTCGGCGAGAGTGGCGGCAAGTGA